One Dysidea avara chromosome 7, odDysAvar1.4, whole genome shotgun sequence genomic region harbors:
- the LOC136261578 gene encoding peroxisomal biogenesis factor 3-like → MVFSGLCSFCKRHKWKLATVSIVCTGGYVGYKCLRGWLEKYRDEQTTAQMESLRMLQSFETNMSTCNNMIISLLQEVRSAVNEQLNSKKITASLKSKPTNKVELWNELKIISFAQYLVVGYACSMLVVFLRVQMSILGGVMCHNNDSEIDPVISEDTEKKFLSIAQYNVTKGIAKFIEVAKRVVVSETDRYSLKHSLSHNELCGLLGTLQKQLLTSLLTIVDSSSSDDEQDMTPLINFMIDKDKATTTPTAEPQYQMLMDVTLDILESKECQYILKHTINGSFSQLSSIMTNGFLSASQSLSTANVPVARVIPLLSDVAHSVLGDNVVESYMVQELLSHNQLRLLSYNIFEAVAN, encoded by the exons ATGGTTTTCAGTGGTCTCTGTTCGTTTTGCAAGAGGCACAAATGGAAGTTAGCTACTGTGTCCATCGTTTGCACTG GTGGTTATGTGGGATACAAATGCCTTCGAGGATGGTTGGAGAAGTATAGGGATGAACAAACTACAGCACAAATGGAATCATTAAG AATGTTACAAAGTTTTGAGACAAACATGAGCACTTGTAACAATATGA TTATCAGTCTACTCCAGGAGGTGCGTAGTGCTGTAAATGAACAGTTGAATTCCAAGAAGATAACAGCCTCCTTGAAGAGCAA GCCAACCAATAAAGTTGAATTATGGAATGAACTAAAAATTATTA GTTTTGCACAATATTTAGTAGTTGGATATGCTTGTAGCATGTTAGTGGTGTTCCTGCGGGTACAAATGAGTATACTAGGAGGAGTGATGTGTCATAACAATGACAGTGAA ATCGATCCAGTCATATCTGAGGACACTGAGAAGAAATTTCTTAGTATTGCTCAATATAACGTGACCAAGG GTATTGCAAAGTTCATTGAAGTTGCTAAAAGAGTTGTTGTATCAGAAACTGATAG GTATTCACTGAAGCATTCGTTAAGTCATAATGAATTGTGTGGTCTTCTGGGAACTCTTCAGAAGCAACTGCTCACATCATTGTTAACAAT AGTTGACAGCAGTTCATCGGATGATGAGCAAGACATGACTCCATTAATAAATTTTATGATAGACAAGGACAAGGCGACA ACCACTCCTACTGCAGAGCCCCAGTACCAAATGTTGATGGACGTTACATTGGATATACTAGAGAG TAAAGAGTGTCAGTATATATTGAAACATACTATAAATGGATCATTCTCACAGTTGAGTTCTATCATGACTAATGGATTCTTGTCTGCCAGTCAGAG CTTGTCTACAGCAAATGTACCAGTTGCCAGGGTTATTCCACTACTATCAGACGTGGCTCATTCTGTGTTAGGAGATAATGTTGTAGAGTCCTATATGGTCCAG GAGTTGTTGTCACACAATCAGCTACGGTTGTTATCTTACAATATATTTGAGGCAGTTGCTAACTGA